The following proteins come from a genomic window of Nocardiopsis sp. YSL2:
- a CDS encoding PPOX class F420-dependent oxidoreductase, which yields MAVVPEDRKDILTKPSFGHVATLGPKGEPQVNPVWIDWDGEFLKFSQTKTRQKVRNLGRDGRISVSVQDPDNPYQYVEVRGEVDRIEDDPDNAFINAMAKKYINKDVYPWHQPGDERVVVYVRPVHSTKM from the coding sequence ATGGCAGTGGTACCCGAGGACCGCAAGGACATCCTCACCAAGCCTTCGTTCGGACACGTGGCCACGCTCGGCCCGAAGGGCGAGCCGCAGGTGAACCCCGTATGGATCGACTGGGACGGGGAGTTCCTCAAGTTCAGCCAGACCAAGACGCGGCAGAAGGTGCGCAACCTCGGCCGGGACGGGCGGATCTCGGTCTCGGTGCAGGACCCCGACAACCCGTACCAGTACGTGGAGGTGCGCGGCGAGGTGGACCGGATCGAGGACGACCCGGACAACGCCTTCATCAACGCGATGGCCAAGAAGTACATCAACAAGGACGTCTACCCCTGGCACCAGCCGGGTGACGAGCGGGTGGTCGTGTACGTCCGCCCCGTGCACTCGACGAAGATGTAG
- a CDS encoding TetR/AcrR family transcriptional regulator, protein MGLRERKKTATRRALQEAALELFLERGLENVTVEEIAAEADVSSRTFFNYFASKEEAVLGDLPTRPDEPVRQEFASGGPSGDFVEDLITMLTSFLVNTEDLVSHRRRMRMRKQLMEREPQLARGLLGRFHTVELEVAALIAERWGDPPGENRPFVVAAAAMAVMRQTMKRLHFEEGEQIADVRAKLRDAFQNLGEAFGPVR, encoded by the coding sequence ATGGGGCTGCGTGAACGGAAGAAGACGGCCACACGCCGTGCCCTCCAGGAGGCGGCACTCGAGCTCTTCCTGGAGCGCGGCCTGGAGAACGTGACGGTGGAGGAGATCGCGGCCGAGGCCGACGTGTCCTCGAGGACGTTCTTCAACTACTTCGCCTCGAAGGAAGAGGCGGTTCTCGGCGACCTCCCCACCCGCCCCGACGAACCGGTACGGCAGGAGTTCGCCTCCGGCGGCCCCTCCGGCGACTTCGTCGAGGACCTCATCACCATGCTGACATCGTTCCTGGTCAACACCGAAGACCTCGTCTCGCACCGGCGCAGGATGCGGATGCGCAAGCAACTCATGGAACGCGAGCCCCAGCTCGCCCGCGGCCTCCTCGGACGCTTCCACACCGTGGAGCTCGAAGTGGCCGCGCTCATCGCCGAGCGGTGGGGGGACCCGCCAGGGGAGAACCGCCCGTTCGTGGTCGCCGCCGCGGCCATGGCGGTGATGCGACAGACCATGAAGCGCCTCCACTTCGAGGAGGGCGAGCAGATCGCGGACGTCCGCGCGAAGCTCCGCGACGCCTTCCAGAACCTCGGAGAGGCCTTCGGCCCCGTCCGTTGA
- a CDS encoding TetR/AcrR family transcriptional regulator, producing MTRADRGQPVDRRVRRTQSALQGALTELIKDQDLSRVSVADVVKQAGVSRSTFYDHYRDVHELSEAACTAVIDSVVDTIPKPDPGNATTNLLLFFTNLAEHAGLFRSVLGPQGSARVIDHLRRRTTQACHTAMVDVLGGDGSVHSPSRADAPYDVAAAFVAGALISTAIDWLQNDCPRTPDEMAALTWPMLTALYPDVRSMTADGVPDQV from the coding sequence GTGACGAGAGCAGACAGGGGTCAACCCGTTGACCGGCGTGTTCGCCGCACGCAGTCGGCTCTGCAGGGCGCGCTGACCGAACTCATCAAGGACCAGGACCTGTCCCGGGTGAGCGTCGCCGACGTCGTGAAGCAGGCAGGCGTGAGCCGCTCGACGTTCTACGACCACTACCGCGACGTGCACGAACTCTCCGAGGCCGCGTGCACGGCGGTGATCGACTCGGTGGTCGACACGATCCCGAAACCCGACCCCGGGAACGCGACCACCAACCTCCTGCTCTTCTTCACCAACCTCGCCGAACACGCCGGTCTGTTCCGTTCCGTGCTGGGCCCCCAGGGCAGCGCGCGTGTCATCGACCACCTCCGCCGACGGACCACCCAGGCCTGCCACACGGCCATGGTGGACGTTCTGGGAGGAGACGGCTCCGTTCACAGTCCGAGCCGCGCGGACGCGCCGTACGACGTGGCGGCCGCGTTCGTCGCAGGCGCGCTCATCTCCACGGCCATCGACTGGCTCCAGAACGACTGCCCGCGCACGCCGGACGAGATGGCGGCGCTCACGTGGCCGATGCTGACGGCCCTCTACCCCGACGTCCGCTCGATGACGGCGGATGGCGTCCCCGACCAGGTCTGA
- a CDS encoding NAD(P)/FAD-dependent oxidoreductase, with product MMTCAQQGVDAGTRPEPPPGVTIIGASAAGLSTAEALRRRGYRGRLRLLDAEDRLPYDRPPLSKQVLSGAWEPTRTRLRGPDQLAALDAELLLGERAVSLDALNRSVTTDTGRVLADDTLVLATGLTPVGLPGQDGLAGVHVLRTVDHALALRRDLAAATRVVVVGEGVLGAEIAATARGLGLDVTLVGVGRTLLAGQLGRTIGGVLTELHAERGVRLRLGTMVESMVGSGGRVNGVRLADGETLAADVVVAAVGSRPATAWLEGSGLPLGDGVETDSRCRAAPGIYAVGDTASWYHEGLARRLRLENRTNAVDQAQAVASAILGADRPFTPVPYFWTDQYEARIQAHGVPSPEAEVSLAEGDVADRRFVAVYTQDGRTTGVLGWNMPKQARLLRQEHLAPSKARPPQPSAT from the coding sequence ATGATGACGTGTGCACAGCAGGGTGTCGACGCGGGCACGCGTCCGGAACCGCCGCCGGGCGTCACGATCATCGGCGCGTCGGCCGCCGGCCTGTCGACCGCGGAGGCCCTGCGCCGACGCGGCTACCGGGGGCGGCTCCGGCTGCTCGACGCCGAGGACCGGCTCCCCTACGACCGGCCGCCGCTGTCCAAGCAGGTCCTGTCCGGAGCGTGGGAGCCGACGCGGACCCGGCTGCGCGGCCCCGACCAGTTGGCCGCGCTGGACGCCGAACTCCTCCTCGGCGAGCGAGCCGTGTCCCTCGACGCCCTCAACCGGAGCGTCACCACCGACACCGGCCGGGTGCTGGCGGACGACACGCTCGTCCTGGCCACAGGCCTGACGCCCGTGGGACTGCCCGGGCAGGACGGCCTCGCCGGAGTCCACGTCCTGCGCACCGTCGACCACGCCCTGGCCCTGCGGCGCGACCTGGCCGCCGCCACCCGGGTGGTCGTCGTCGGTGAGGGGGTCCTCGGTGCGGAGATCGCCGCCACCGCCCGCGGGCTCGGCCTGGACGTCACCCTGGTGGGCGTCGGCCGCACCCTCCTGGCCGGGCAACTGGGCCGCACCATCGGCGGCGTCCTCACCGAACTGCACGCCGAGCGCGGAGTGCGGTTGCGGCTCGGAACGATGGTGGAGTCCATGGTCGGCAGCGGCGGCCGGGTGAACGGGGTGCGCCTGGCCGACGGCGAGACCCTGGCGGCCGACGTGGTCGTGGCCGCCGTCGGATCGCGTCCGGCGACCGCCTGGCTGGAGGGCAGCGGGCTCCCGCTCGGCGACGGTGTGGAGACCGATTCCCGCTGCCGCGCCGCCCCCGGGATCTACGCGGTCGGCGACACCGCGTCCTGGTACCACGAAGGGCTCGCGCGGCGGCTGCGCCTGGAGAACCGCACCAACGCCGTCGACCAGGCCCAGGCCGTCGCGTCAGCGATCCTCGGCGCCGACCGCCCCTTCACGCCCGTCCCCTACTTCTGGACCGACCAGTACGAGGCCAGGATCCAGGCCCACGGGGTGCCGTCGCCCGAGGCGGAGGTCTCGCTCGCCGAGGGCGACGTGGCCGACCGCAGGTTCGTCGCCGTGTACACCCAGGACGGCCGGACCACCGGCGTCCTCGGCTGGAACATGCCCAAACAGGCGCGCCTGCTGCGCCAGGAGCATCTGGCCCCGTCGAAGGCCCGGCCCCCGCAACCCTCCGCGACCTGA
- a CDS encoding cytochrome P450, which translates to MSQNDQVLDFPLRSEEALEPPAEWDNLRRTCPVATVRFPTGDEAKLVTRYADVKQILSDPRFTRRLDAEDAARLSTEGSVFNSEMSSMVPDSGEGHLRWRRLVGKWFTAKRMSALRPSMEAIAEELIDAMVEGGRPADLKAGLGFPLPVYVICDILGVPAEDRDRFSHWSDALLNLTRYSQRENAEAMGAFIQYMSAHIAAKRAQPGEDLLSELIKETGTDGGLTDRELLGTGIGLLVAGHETTANMIGKMVSMLLADRTRWEALLADPSLVRTAVEESLRFDANAGVGLPRYLPEDGEASGEVLPGGTTVMCSMAAANRDETVFEGAGEMDLTRSPNPHLAFGAGAHSCLGQALARTELQVVLTVLLRRLPALELAVPPEELERVDGLVVGGLREVPVRW; encoded by the coding sequence ATGAGCCAGAACGACCAGGTCCTCGACTTCCCGCTGCGGAGCGAGGAGGCGCTGGAACCGCCCGCGGAGTGGGACAACCTACGAAGGACGTGCCCCGTGGCCACGGTGAGGTTCCCCACCGGCGACGAGGCGAAGCTCGTCACCCGCTACGCGGACGTGAAGCAGATCCTGTCCGACCCCCGCTTCACCCGCAGGCTCGACGCCGAGGACGCGGCCCGGCTGTCGACGGAAGGCAGCGTGTTCAACAGTGAGATGTCGTCGATGGTCCCGGACAGCGGCGAGGGGCACCTGCGGTGGCGGCGGCTGGTCGGCAAGTGGTTCACGGCCAAGCGGATGTCCGCGCTGCGCCCGTCGATGGAGGCCATCGCCGAGGAGCTCATCGACGCCATGGTGGAGGGCGGGCGACCCGCCGACCTCAAGGCGGGCCTGGGCTTCCCGCTGCCGGTGTACGTGATCTGCGACATCCTCGGCGTCCCTGCCGAGGACCGGGACCGCTTCTCGCACTGGTCCGACGCCCTGCTCAACCTCACCCGCTACTCGCAGAGGGAGAACGCCGAGGCGATGGGCGCGTTCATCCAGTACATGTCCGCCCACATCGCGGCCAAGCGCGCCCAGCCGGGCGAGGACCTGCTCAGTGAGCTGATCAAGGAGACCGGAACCGACGGAGGGCTCACCGACCGGGAGCTGTTGGGCACCGGTATCGGCCTGCTGGTCGCCGGGCACGAGACCACCGCGAACATGATCGGGAAGATGGTCTCCATGCTCCTGGCGGACCGCACCCGATGGGAAGCCCTGCTGGCCGACCCGTCGCTGGTGCGCACGGCCGTGGAGGAGTCGCTGCGCTTCGACGCCAACGCGGGCGTCGGCCTGCCCCGCTACCTGCCAGAGGACGGCGAGGCCTCCGGCGAGGTGCTCCCGGGCGGCACCACCGTGATGTGCAGCATGGCCGCGGCCAACCGCGACGAGACCGTCTTCGAGGGCGCCGGTGAAATGGACCTGACCCGCAGCCCCAACCCGCACCTGGCCTTCGGTGCCGGAGCCCACTCCTGCCTGGGCCAGGCCCTGGCGCGCACCGAACTCCAGGTGGTGTTGACGGTGCTGCTGCGCAGGCTGCCCGCCCTGGAGCTCGCGGTGCCGCCCGAGGAGCTGGAGCGCGTGGACGGGCTGGTCGTCGGCGGCCTGCGCGAGGTGCCCGTCCGCTGGTGA
- a CDS encoding ferredoxin — protein sequence MKITVDEDKCCGAGQCVLIAPEVFDQRDDDGIVVLLDPAPPEDQHPLVRESAAVCPAAAIEVAEDA from the coding sequence ATGAAGATCACCGTGGACGAGGACAAGTGCTGCGGCGCGGGCCAGTGCGTGCTGATCGCGCCGGAGGTGTTCGACCAGCGTGACGACGACGGCATCGTCGTCCTGCTGGACCCCGCGCCCCCGGAGGACCAGCACCCGCTGGTCCGCGAGTCCGCCGCGGTCTGCCCGGCCGCCGCCATCGAGGTCGCCGAGGACGCCTGA